GGACAGGATACCTTTCGGCGGTTGGCCGGCCTCCTGACGCTCGGCACGCAGGACGACCGCGCCCGCGCCATCGCCGAACAGCACGCAGCTATTGCGGTCCGTCCAGTCGATGATGCGCGACATCGTTTCCGCGCCGATCACGACCGCCGTGCGCACCTGGCCCAGCCGGATCATGTTGTCGGCGACGGACAACGCGAACACAAAGCCGGAGCAGACGGCCTGCACGTCGAACGCGATGCCGCCGGTCATGCCGATGGCCGCCTGCACACGCACGGCGGTCGCCGGCATGGTGCGATCCGGCGTGCAGGTCGCGAGCACGATCAGGTCGACGTCGGCGCCGCTGATGCCGGCCTGTTTCAGCGCAGCGAGCGCCGCGCGCGTGGCGAGATCGGACGTGTTTTCTCCGTCCGCCGCGATCCGCCGTTCCTTGATGCCGGTGCGCTGCGCGATCCACTCGTCCGATGTGTCGACCATCGTGGCAAGTTCATGGTTCGTCATCCTGCGCTCCGGAAGCGCCGATCCGCAGCCGGTTACGCGAGCGGTCCATCCCGTCGTTACGGCTGCGGCTGGGTTCCGGACCTCAGAACCGGTTACTTCCGTCATCTTCTGGACTCCGATGAGTAGAGATAGGGCGCAGGGCGCTTACCAGTTTCCGGCGCCGCCGGCCGAGCCGCTCACAGGCGCGCCGTTCTGCGAACCCGCTGCGCCGGCCGGCCGGATCAGCGACACGAGATGTTCGGCGAGTGAGGCGAAGGTCGGATAGTCGAACAGCACCGTCTCGTCGATTTTTATCCGGAGCCGTTCTTCGAGAAAGAAGGCCAGTTCGACCGAGTGCATCGAGTCGAAGCCCGCCTCGGCAAACGTCTGATTCAGATCGGACGGTACCTTCAGATTGTTCGCCTCGGTCCACTCCTGGATCCAGGCAAGAATCTTTTCCGCGTTGACGGTGACGCCATCCACCGATGCTTGAAGTTGGTCGCTCATTGCTTCTATTCCAAAAGGTCGGGTTGAGGAAAGAAATACGTCTACGCTTCCGTCACGCGCAAAAGCTGTTCTTCGCCAGCCGTTGCGCCGTCCAGAAAGTGTGCGAGGCCTTCGGCGGAAGGCATGCGGACGATCGAGTCGTGGTCGTCGTCGAATACCTTCACGGTGATTTCGCCCGTGGTCAGCAGGCGCAACTGCGCGGCGACCTGCTCGCCGGAAGCGCCGCCTTTGCCGCGCGTCGCCAGCGCGTAGCTGATGCGCGCGCGGACTTGCCGGGGCCGATGCCGGGCCAATGCCGCGGCGCACGAGGCATGGAGACGTGCGAGGTGCGTAAAGACAGCCGGATGGGCGCGGCGGCGCGCGTCCGAAAGGCCAAAGTCGTTATCGAGCATTGCATCGAAGCGGCTGTCGGCCAGCAGCGCGGCGACAAGACGCGCGTCTTTGTCGGGGTTTTCGTCGTTACGGTTGCATTCGCTTACGATGTTTGCCAGACGTGTCGCGAATGTTCCGCTGTAAAGCGGACTGTCGACGATCAGAAGCGGCGGCGCATTCGAGTGTTCCGCTTCCCATTGCACGGCCATTTCCTGCGCGACCAGACCGCCGAACGACCAGCCGCCAAGCAGGTCGGGCACGCGGCCGACTGCGGTGACGAACGCGGCGCGATACAGCGCGGCGAGCTGTTCGATGGACAGATAGCCGACCTCGCGGTCGTGGTCCGCATACGGATGCCGGACCGCGACGATGGTCGGGTCGCCCGGCCATACCGAAGCGAGATCCTGGTAGGACAGCACATCCCCACCGATCGGATGCACGAGCGCAATGACCGGGCCTGTGCCTTCGCGCAGCGATACGACCAGCGCGCGTTCGTCGATTTCGCCGGGCAGTTCGTCTGCCTTGCGAGCGTCGCGGGTTTCAGTCGCCGGACGCGATGGCGACGATGCGAAGTAGCCGGCCAGCGAGATGAGCGACGCGCCTCGCGCCAGCATCGACATCGGCGGCATTTTTCCGAACGTTTGATGCAGGCGTACGCGCAGCTCGGTCAACGCAAGCGAATCCATGCCGAGCTGCACAAGCGGCAGATCGTCCACGAGGCTCACACTGTCCGATGCAACGGAAGCCGCGATCGAGCGGATCGTCGCGAGCAGCTGATCGCTGGTCGCGTTGTCGCCGCGCGCGGTGTCGGCGGATACCGAGGCCGGTGCGTTTGCGACCACTTCGCCGATCTCCGCGATTTCCTGCCGCAGCCGTTCCACATGGTGCGCAGGCGCAGACGGCTTGCGCTGCGGGAACGGCAGTTCGAAGCGCTCTTCGTCGAAGCGATAGGTCGGCAGTTCCGCGGGCTGCGGTGCCGTCCCGTACATCTTGCCCCACGCGACAGCATGTCCGGCGCTGTACAGATGCGCACAGGCATGCGCGAAGCCGGTCGTTTCGGATTCCTCGTCACCGTCCGGTCCATCGGCAAGCGACGAGATCGCGCATTGCCAGTCTCCCGACGCCTTGGCGCGCGCCAGTTTGGAAAGCGCGGCGCCGGGCCCGACTTCGATAAAGGTCGTCTTGCCGTCGGACGCGAGGTGCAGTGCCTCAAGGAATCGCACCGGCTGTTCCACCAGATCGAGCCAGTGCTCGACGGTTGCGACTTGCGCCGCGGCAAGCTGCCCGGTCAGCGTCGACACGATCGGAATGCGCGCCGGTGTGAGCGTCAACGGCTCGAGCGCACGGCGGAAGCCGTCGCGCATCGATCTGAGCATCGGTGAATGGCCGGGCGTGTCATAGGTTTTCAGCACGGACACGCGCTTGCCTGCCGCCGTCATGGCCTCGTGCACTTTCGCCACGGCGTCCTGCGTGCCGCTCACGACCGTTTGTTCGGGGCCATTCATGCCCGCGACGAACAGGTCCGTGCCGAATTCGAACTGCCGCGACAGTTCTTCGACACTGGCGGCCACCGCAAGCATCGCGCCGCGAGGCGTTTCGGTGTCGAACAGGCGCCCGCGCGCCTCGACGGCCTTCAAGCCATCCGCGAGCGTCATCACGCCGCCGATGACGGCCGCCACATGTTCGCCGAGCGAATGGCCGATCAGCAGATCGGGCTGCTGCCCGAGTTCCATCCACGTGCGAGCCAGCGAGTAGCAGACCACGAAATGCGCGAGTTGGCCCGGATGATGGCGCACCGAGGCCGGGTCCTGCCCGAGGATCGCATCGAGCACGTCGCGCGCGGTATTGCTGTCGAGCTCGCTAAAACAGGCGTCGGCAAATTGCCGGAAGATCCAGTTGCCGTTATAGAGCTGCGCGCCGACGCCCGGTTGCCAGGCGCCTTGCCCGGGGAACAGAAAGGCGAGCCGCGGCTTTTTAGGCGTATCGCCCGCGTGCCATTTACCGGATGGGCTCGCGTTGAGGAAATCGTCGATGGCCGCGATAAAGTCTTCCCTGCTCGTTCCGACGAGCGCCACGCGATGCGCGAAATGCTCGCGCCGCACGCTGGCCGTGTAGCAGACGTCGCGCAGCGGCACGGGCGTATTCGCAAGCAATTCGCGGTAGGCCGAAGCAAGCCGTTCGCGTGCCTGCGGCGAACGGCCCGACAGCGTCAGCACGCGTTCGCGATCGACTTGAGTCACGGCGCCGGCTTCGTTTTCATGCGCGGCGAGAATCAGATGGACATTGGTGCCCGTAATGCCGAAGCCGCTGATGCCGACGATCGGCTTGTCGCCATCGAGTGGCATGCCGTAGCGCGGAATGTCGAGCTGTGCGCCGTCCCAGCGAAAGCGCGGGTTCGGCGTTGAAAAATTCACCTGCGCCGGCACATAGCGGTGACGCAGAATAAGCATCGCCTTGATGATGCCGGCCATGCCGGCGGCGCCTTCCAGGTGACCGACCTGCGCTTTCACCGAGCCCACGAGCATCGGCTTTTGCCTGGCAACCGGTGTGGAGTACACGTTGCGAAGCGCCGATAGTTCGATCGGGTCGCCTAACGATGTTCCCGTGCCGTGTGCTTCGACGTAGGCGACTTCCTCAGGACTGACGCCGGCGCGCGCCAGCGCGTGCCGGATGACCGCTTCCTGTGCGGCGCCATTCGGCGCGGTCAAGCCATTGCTCGCGCCGTCGCTGTTGATCGCGGAGCCGGCCAGTACCGCATCGATGCGATCACCGTGGGCGAGCGCATCTTCGAGGCGCTTGATGACGACCACGCCGCCGCCTTCGCCGCGGATATAACCGTCGGCGTCCGCATCGAACGGGCGGCAGTGTCCGGACGCGGACATGGCCTGCAGCCGCGCCACGCCGATTGTCTCCTCCGGCCCGAGAATCAGGTTCACGCCGCCTGCGATCGCGATATCGCAATCGCCGGTGCGCAGGCTTTGCGCGGCAAGGTGAATCGCGACCAGCGACGACGAACAGGTCGTGTCGACGAAGAGCGCCGGGCCGCTAAAGCCGAACAGATGCGCGACGCGCCCTGGCGCCATCGCGCGAAGATTGCCGAGCTTCGAATAGGTGGTGATGCCGGAAGGGTCGCCCGACCAGAACGTCCGGCGGCCGTAGTCGGCTTCGCCGGTCGTCATGAAAACGCCAACCCGCTTGCCGCGCAGTTCGCTCGGCACGAGCCCCGCGTTTTCGAGCGCAGCCCACGTCATTTCGAGCATCCAGCGTTGCTGCGGGTCGGTTTCCATCGCCTCCGCTGCCGAGGTGCGGAAGAACTTGCGGTCGAAGCGGAACGGATCGTCGACGTAGCCGGCCACGCGCGAGTAGGTCGTGCCGGGCGTATCGGGATCCGGCGAATAGCAGGCGTCGATATCGAAGCGCTCGCGCGGCGTTTCGCCGATCGCCGAACGCCCGGAGTTCAGAAACGCCCAGTACGCGGCCGCCGACGTGCCGCCTCCGGGAAACCGGAACGACATGCCGATAAAGGCCAGCCGTCCGGCGTTTGCATTGGACTTGTCCATACAGTTCTCGCTACTCAATGGCGCACGCAGAGCCCGTGCTTTCGCCGTTCACGCCCGGCGCGCTGCGTCGAGATCGTCGCTGCTGCTGGCCTGCACGAGCACGGCCATATTGCCGGGCAGATGCAGGTTGTTGCGGATCTTCGCGTGCGCTTCAGGCAGCCGGCTCCACGGGAAGACTTCCGAGAGACACGGGTCGATGCGGCCGCTCATCACAAGCCGGTTCGCCTGCGCGGCTTCCTTAAGGCTGGCGAAATGACTGCCCTGAATACGCTTCTGACGCATCCAGATGTAGCGCGCGTCGCAGGTCAGGTCGTAGCCGCTCGTCGCGGCGCAAAACACGACCATGCCGCCGCGCTTGACGACATAGCAGGACGCGGCGAACGTGTTGCGGCCCGGGTGTTCGAACACCATGTCGACGTCGCGCTTTTCGCCGAGCGCTTGCCAGATCGCCTTGCCGAATTTCTTCACGCCGTCGATATAGGCGCTGTACTCGGCGGTCGAGTCGATCGCGGGCGGTGCGCCCCAGCACGAGAACTGCGAGCGATTGATCACGCCCACCGCGCCGAGGCTCCTGACGAATTCCGCCTTGGAATCGTCCGACACCACGGCAACCGGACGCGCGCCCGCGA
The genomic region above belongs to Paraburkholderia edwinii and contains:
- a CDS encoding type I polyketide synthase → MDKSNANAGRLAFIGMSFRFPGGGTSAAAYWAFLNSGRSAIGETPRERFDIDACYSPDPDTPGTTYSRVAGYVDDPFRFDRKFFRTSAAEAMETDPQQRWMLEMTWAALENAGLVPSELRGKRVGVFMTTGEADYGRRTFWSGDPSGITTYSKLGNLRAMAPGRVAHLFGFSGPALFVDTTCSSSLVAIHLAAQSLRTGDCDIAIAGGVNLILGPEETIGVARLQAMSASGHCRPFDADADGYIRGEGGGVVVIKRLEDALAHGDRIDAVLAGSAINSDGASNGLTAPNGAAQEAVIRHALARAGVSPEEVAYVEAHGTGTSLGDPIELSALRNVYSTPVARQKPMLVGSVKAQVGHLEGAAGMAGIIKAMLILRHRYVPAQVNFSTPNPRFRWDGAQLDIPRYGMPLDGDKPIVGISGFGITGTNVHLILAAHENEAGAVTQVDRERVLTLSGRSPQARERLASAYRELLANTPVPLRDVCYTASVRREHFAHRVALVGTSREDFIAAIDDFLNASPSGKWHAGDTPKKPRLAFLFPGQGAWQPGVGAQLYNGNWIFRQFADACFSELDSNTARDVLDAILGQDPASVRHHPGQLAHFVVCYSLARTWMELGQQPDLLIGHSLGEHVAAVIGGVMTLADGLKAVEARGRLFDTETPRGAMLAVAASVEELSRQFEFGTDLFVAGMNGPEQTVVSGTQDAVAKVHEAMTAAGKRVSVLKTYDTPGHSPMLRSMRDGFRRALEPLTLTPARIPIVSTLTGQLAAAQVATVEHWLDLVEQPVRFLEALHLASDGKTTFIEVGPGAALSKLARAKASGDWQCAISSLADGPDGDEESETTGFAHACAHLYSAGHAVAWGKMYGTAPQPAELPTYRFDEERFELPFPQRKPSAPAHHVERLRQEIAEIGEVVANAPASVSADTARGDNATSDQLLATIRSIAASVASDSVSLVDDLPLVQLGMDSLALTELRVRLHQTFGKMPPMSMLARGASLISLAGYFASSPSRPATETRDARKADELPGEIDERALVVSLREGTGPVIALVHPIGGDVLSYQDLASVWPGDPTIVAVRHPYADHDREVGYLSIEQLAALYRAAFVTAVGRVPDLLGGWSFGGLVAQEMAVQWEAEHSNAPPLLIVDSPLYSGTFATRLANIVSECNRNDENPDKDARLVAALLADSRFDAMLDNDFGLSDARRRAHPAVFTHLARLHASCAAALARHRPRQVRARISYALATRGKGGASGEQVAAQLRLLTTGEITVKVFDDDHDSIVRMPSAEGLAHFLDGATAGEEQLLRVTEA
- a CDS encoding acyl carrier protein; amino-acid sequence: MSDQLQASVDGVTVNAEKILAWIQEWTEANNLKVPSDLNQTFAEAGFDSMHSVELAFFLEERLRIKIDETVLFDYPTFASLAEHLVSLIRPAGAAGSQNGAPVSGSAGGAGNW
- a CDS encoding beta-ketoacyl-ACP synthase III, yielding MTEVTGSEVRNPAAAVTTGWTARVTGCGSALPERRMTNHELATMVDTSDEWIAQRTGIKERRIAADGENTSDLATRAALAALKQAGISGADVDLIVLATCTPDRTMPATAVRVQAAIGMTGGIAFDVQAVCSGFVFALSVADNMIRLGQVRTAVVIGAETMSRIIDWTDRNSCVLFGDGAGAVVLRAERQEAGQPPKGILSTHLHSDGRHQDKIHTDGGTSSTQTAGKMHLEGREVFLHAVVNLAEASQEALAANGLTQADLDWVIPHQANQRIVQTLGDKLHLPKEKVVLTVDHHGNTSAASIPLALAEAVEDGRIKENDLVLMPAMGSGFTWGAALIRW